The proteins below come from a single Gossypium raimondii isolate GPD5lz chromosome 2, ASM2569854v1, whole genome shotgun sequence genomic window:
- the LOC105787993 gene encoding cytochrome P450 89A2, producing the protein METWFFILLIAVSISLILKAFFNLFSPPKKLTHTLPPGPSTFPIIGNFLWLRKSFFEIEPILRNLRKKYGSMVTLYIGPRPSIFVSDHSLAHQALVQSGSLFSDRPKALPTSKIMSSNQHNISSAPYGPNWRVLRRNLTSEILHPSRIKSYSHARKWVLDILFDVLQSKAKTGEPVQVLTHFQYVMFCLLVLMCFGDKLSQEQIKKIEDVVRRGLLGLERFNILNFWPKVTKVLLRKRWQEFFQRRKDQEDVLIPLIRARKKAKEEKLSDKKSDDYVLAYVDTLLDLELPEEKRKLTEGEIFSLASEFLNAGTDTTSTALQWVMANLVKYPHIQDKLFLEIKGVVGDGEEIKEDDLQKMPYLKAVILEGLRRHPPGHFVLPHCVTEDTVLGDYLVPKNGTINFMVAEMGWDPKVWEDPMAFKPERFMRNEQVFDITGSREIKMMPFGVGRRICPGFGLALLHLEYFVANLIWKFEWKAMDGDEISLEEKQEFTVVMKTPLMAHISPRKEIRS; encoded by the coding sequence ATGGAAACTTGGTTCTTCATCCTCCTCATCGCTGTCTCCATTTCCCTTATTCTCAAAGCCTTCTTCAACCTCTTCTCTCCTCCCAAAAAGCTTACCCACACTCTCCCTCCAGGCCCTTCCACTTTCCCTATCATTGGCAACTTCTTATGGCTCCGCAAATCTTTCTTCGAAATCGAGCCAATACTCCGCAACCTTCGCAAAAAGTATGGTTCCATGGTCACTCTCTACATTGGTCCTCGCCCCTCCATCTTTGTCTCCGATCATTCCCTTGCTCACCAGGCGTTAGTCCAAAGCGGTTCACTGTTTTCCGACCGCCCCAAAGCTCTTCCTACTAGCAAAATCATGAGTAGCAACCAACACAACATCAGCTCCGCCCCGTATGGACCGAACTGGCGGGTTTTGCGGCGGAACCTTACATCAGAAATTCTCCATCCTTCGCGTATCAAGTCGTATTCTCATGCACGTAAATGGGTTTTGGACATTCTTTTTGATGTTTTGCAATCAAAGGCTAAAACCGGAGAACCAGTTCAGGTTTTAACTCATTTTCaatatgttatgttttgtttacTGGTTTTAATGTGCTTTGGTGACAAGCTTAGTCAGGAGCAGATCAAAAAGATCGAGGATGTTGTGCGAAGAGGGCTGCTGGGGTTGGAAAGGTTCAATATACTTAACTTTTGGCCTAAGGTGACCAAGGTTTTGCTTCGTAAGCGATGGCAGGAGTTTTTTCAGCGACGTAAAGATCAAGAGGATGTGCTGATACCATTGATAAGAGCAAGAAAGAAAGCTAAAGAGGAGAAATTGAGTGATAAGAAAAGCGATGATTATGTTTTGGCATACGTTGATACTTTATTGGATTTGGAGTTACCAGAAGAGAAAAGGAAACTTACTGAAGGAGAAATTTTTAGTTTGGCCTCTGAATTCCTTAATGCTGGCACTGATACTACCTCCACTGCTTTGCAATGGGTTATGGCAAATTTGGTGAAATACCCTCATATTCAAGATAAgttatttcttgaaattaaagGGGTTGTGGGAGATGGAGAGGAAATCAAAGAAGATGATTTACAAAAGATGCCTTATCTGAAAGCAGTGATATTGGAAGGGCTAAGAAGGCACCCACCAGGGCATTTTGTGCTTCCTCATTGTGTGACAGAAGACACTGTGCTGGGAGACTATTTGGTTCCCAAGAATGGAACTATCAATTTCATGGTGGCAGAGATGGGATGGGATCCAAAGGTGTGGGAGGATCCCATGGCATTTAAGCCAGAGAGGTTCATGAGAAATGAACAAGTGTTTGATATAACAGGGAGTAGGGAAATCAAGATGATGCCTTTCGGTGTTGGGAGAAGAATTTGTCCTGGATTTGGCTTAGCCCTTCTTCATCTGGAGTATTTTGTGGCAAATTTGATCTGGAAATTTGAATGGAAGGCAATGGATGGAGATGAGATCAGCTTGGAAGAGAAGCAAGAGTTCACAGTGGTGATGAAGACTCCATTGATGGCCCACATTTCACCAAGGAAAGAGATAAGGTCTTga
- the LOC128033803 gene encoding glutathione S-transferase U26-like has product MGEEEVKLVGAWFSPYVHRVAWVLKLKGIRYEYVKEKINNKSSLLLDCNPVYKKIPVLVHHGKPIVESLFIIEYNDETWKHNPILSTHPYDRAMARFWALYIYQMTFKNNEMDRSWMNLSKCGNINWQFCEVVYEHLIVDGFLRGYQKWIFQGECTPSTSSSMINPAYPRSAYHRSVREDDMEGMLRDAFNMRSHGLQLFPPDFVASGDCNIGGNAFTETGRSIPDEEPNREAVKFYTLLNEMNEEL; this is encoded by the exons ATGGGTGAGGAAGAGGTGAAGCTGGTGGGTGCATGGTTTAGCCCATACGTTCACAGGGTGGCCTGGGTTTTGAAGCTGAAAGGAATCCGTTATGAATATGTGAAAGAAAAGATAAACAACAAGAGCTCTCTCCTTCTGGATTGCAACCCCGTGTACAAGAAGATCCCAGTGCTGGTTCATCATGGAAAACCCATTGTTGAATCTTTATTCATTATTGAGTACAATGATGAGACTTGGAAACACAATCCCATTTTGTCCACTCATCCTTACGACAGAGCAATGGCAAGATTTTGGGCTCTCTACATTTACCAAATG ACCTTCAAGAACAacgaaatggaccggtcttggatgaatttgtcaaag tgtggcaaCATCAATTGGCAATTTTGTGAAGTTGtctacgagcatctaattgtcgATGGGTTTCTTCGAGGGTATCAAAAATGGATTTTCCAAGGAGAATGCAcacctagtacttcctcttcaatgATTAATCCGGCTTATCCTCGTAGTGCTTACCATCGGTCTGTTAGagaagatgacatggaaggtatgttacgggatgcatttaatatgcgcAGTCATGGTTTGCAATTGTTTCCACCCGACTTTGTTGCATCCGGTGATTGTAATAtcggtggaaatgcttttaccgaaacGGGAAGAAGTATACCTGATGAAGAGCCGAATAGAGAAGCGGTAAAGTTCTACACGCTgcttaatgaaatgaatgaagaactttaa